Part of the Vicinamibacteria bacterium genome is shown below.
GGCGCGGCGGGCTTTAACAAGGCGAAGCCCCCGTCGCCGGATATTCTTGCCGCGCTCGACCAGTTCCACGTCGGTGGAATCGGTGCTACGGCGGACCTTGGGCGCCTGCTGGCCCCGAATGCTGACGCCCGTGTCCTCGATGTCGGCTCCGGCTTAGGCGGGCCGTCGCGCTATCTGGCCGCACACTTCGGTTGCCGAGTCAGCGGAGTCGACCTGAGCGAGTCCTACTGTCGAGTCGCCTCCCTCCTCGCTCGACACACTGGCCTAGAGGATCGAGTGGACTACCGGCAGGCCGACGCGCTGCGTCTGCCATTCCCGGCGGAGTCTTTCGACGCCGTGTGGACGCAACACGTATCGATGAACATCTCGGAGAAGGAGACGTTCTACGAGGGAATCGCGAGAGTGCTCAAACGGACGGGCAGGTTCGCCCTGCACGACGTCGTGGGGTCCGGCGGCGAATCCATTCGCTTTCCGGTGCCCTGGGCGCGCGATGCAGCGTCGAGCTACCTCGTCACCGGTGATGAACTACGAAAGGCCGTACTGCACGCGGGCTTTTCTCTTGTCGCGTGGAACGACGTCTCCGTCGCCGCCCTGGACTGGCTCGGAGGCGTGATCGCGAACACAAGGACCTCCGGACCACCGACGCTCGGCTTGCACCTGGTGCTCGGCCCGGCGTTTCCGGAGATGATTGCGAACTTCCACAGGAACATCGAGGAACACCGGTGTGTGCTCGTGCAGGCCGTCTTCGAACGCATCGCATAGCACCCTGGGAGAGGGCTCAGTTGCGGTAACTTCTTTCGAACCTCCGACCTCTTGGTCCCGAACCACATCTCAGGTCCCCTCATGCTGCGGGGGGCCCTTTGGGGGCGGCGGATGAAGGCCGGCAACCCCGCTGACCGGTCCACGAGATTGCAGAGTGTTCCAAGAAGTCTCAAGAATGACGGAACCAAAATGGAACCACGGGGAGGCGGCTTGCGTGGAAGATTTTGCTAAGTTGTTGGCCTAATTGGTACGCCCGATAGGGCTCGAACCTATAACCTTCGGCTCCGGAGGCCGACGCTCTATCCAGTTGAGCTACGGGCGCATTGATATCAACTACTTATGGCTTGCGATTTCGCTGGCATCTCACTGGCAACATCGGCTTCAGCCTATTTTGCGACGCATCCAGCCGAAGACTGCCAGGGACCAAACGCACGAAACGAGTCTAGCACGTTCCGGCCGCGGTCGATTCCGCGGAATGTCCTTGCGGCTAGGGGCGGGCGAGCTCACAGATGTAGCGGTCTGATTTAGCAATCAGGAGGTTAACGTGATCGGGCTCCGCTCCTGACGCCCCTCTTGACCGTCCGCACGCCCTTGCCGACGTCCTCGACGACGCCGATGAACTCGTGACCCATGCGCCGCCCTTTCGCGGTCCGCTCCATCGACTGGTAGGGCCACAGGTCGCTGCCGCAGATGCAGGCCTTGGTCACCCTCACGAGGACGTCGGTCGGCTGGGCCAGCTTCGGGTCGGGTACTCTTTCCACACGGACGTCGCCGGCCGCGTACATCACGGTTGCTTTCATCGTGTTCTCACTTGCTCTCGAAGACGTCCTTGGCGACGGTGACGGCGGTGATCGCGCTCGGCCAGCCCGCGTAGAAAGCGAGGTGCGTGATCGACTCGACGATCTCCTCCTGGGTGACGCCGTTGTCGCGTGCGCGGACGAGGTGCGGTCGGAGTTGATCGGGGCGGTTCATGGCGATGAGCGCGCTGATCGTCACCAGGCTCCGGTCGCGAGGGGACAGCTGCGGGCGCGCCCACACGTCCCCGAACAGAACATCGTCGGTGAGCTGGATGAGCTTCGGCGAGAAATCGCCGATGAGGCGCTGGGCTGGCGTGGGCGGCCCGGCTGCGGCGGAAGGCGAGGCGGCGGTGGCGGCCGGCCGCCCGCGAACGGAACCGCTGTATTGCTCGTCGGTGACCTTCTCCATCCAGTCCGTGTTCTTGCCGTCGAGCTGCTCGACGATCGCGATGTGTGACATGCCCGCCGTGGGTGACGCGCCGTGCCAGTGCTTCTGGTCGGCCGGAATCCAGACGACGTCACCGGGACGGATCTCGTCGATGGGATCCCCCCACCGCTGCACGCGGCCGACCCCGCTCGCCACGATCAGGGATTGGCCGAGCGGATGGCTGTGCCACGCCGTGCGCGCTCCCGCTTCGAACGTCACGCGCGCGCCGGAAGCCCGCCCCGGAGCGGCGGCCTGGAACGGTTGATCGACGCGCACGGTACCCGTGAAGTTCTCGGCCGGTCCCTGGCGCGGGGACTGCCCCTCGGCCCGAGTGATGACGAGCCTGGCGTCCTGATCTGACATGGCAACCTCCTCTTCCGGCGCCGCCACTCCAATACCGAGCAGCGACGACACCGCGACCGCCACCAGCACTTGCGCTTTCATCGGTCCACCATGCGCTGCGAGGCCTCGGAATAGCGCGCGCCGTGGATCTCGATGCGCGATGTGGCCTCGTCGATCTCGCGCAGGTCGTCGGGGGTGAGAGACACGTCCACCGCGGCCAGGTTTTCCTCGAGGCGCGAGAGCTTGGTGGTGCCTGGGATGGGCACGATCCACGGCTTCCGGGCCAGCACCCAGGCGAGGGCGATCTGGGCCGGCGTCGCACGCTTGCGCGCCGCCACTCCGGCCACGAGGTCCACGATCGCCTGGTTGGCCTTGCGGTTCTCGGGTGAGAGCCGCGGCACCGTGTTACGGAAGTCGGTGCCGTCGAACTGCGTCGTCTCGTCGATCTTGCCGGTCAAGAAGCCTTTGCCCAGGGGACTGAAGGGCACGAAGCCGACGCCCAGCTCCTCGAGCACGGGGAGGATTTGCTCCTCCGGCTCCCGCCACCACAGCGAGTACTCGCTCTGCAGGGCGGTGACGGGCTGGACGGCGTGTGCCCGGCGGATGTTCTTCACACCCGCCTCGGAGAGGCCGAAGTGCCTCACCTTCCCCTGCCGGATCAGCTCCTTCACCGTGCCCGCCGCGTCCTCCATAGGCACGCTCGGATCGACGCGGTGCTGGTAGTAGAGGTCGATCACGTTCGTGCGGAGGCGCTTGAGCGACGCTTCCGTCATCCGCCGGATGTTCTCGGGACGGCTGTCGAGCCCCGACGGCTTGCCGTCGGCGTCGAATCCGAACGCGAACTTCGTCGCGATGACCACCTGGTCGCGCACGGGAGAGAGCGCCTCCCCGAGGAGCTCCTCGTTCGTGAAGGGGCCGTAGACCTGCGCGGTGTCGAAGAAGGTGACGCCGCGGTCGACCGCCGCCCGCAGGAGCGCGATCATCTCCTTCCTGTCCTTCGGGGGCCCGTAGCTGAAGCTCATCCCCATGCAGCCGAGGCCGATGGCGGAGACTTCGAGGTTGCTGTTTCCGAGCCTGCGCTTCTTCATCCGCGTCCTCCTCATCGAACTTACGCCCCCTGACCGGCGGCGACCAGACGGGGACGGCCGAATAGGGCTGTGAATGCAGCTCAACAATGCCGCAAAACGAGTTGAGCGTCCTCGCTGCCTTCGCGGTCGTGGCCGACGAGCGCAGCTTCACCAAAGCGGCAGTGCGGCTCGGCGTCAGCACGTCCGCAATCAGCCATTCCATCCGCGGGCTCGAGGAGCCTCTTCGCGTCCGGCTGTTCGCGCGCACCACGCGCACGGTCGCGCCGACCGAGGCCGGCCAGCGTCTCCTCGCCCAATTGGAGCCGACCCTCGGCGACATCGAGGCTGCCCTCACCGAGGTCGGCCGGCTCCGCAACGAGCCGGCCGGAACCATTCGCTTCATCGCCCCCGCCGTCGCCGCTTCTATGACGATCATGCCACACCTCGCTCGCTTCACGCGTAAGTATCCCGACGTGATGCTCGACGTCGTCACCCAGGACGACAGCCGGCACGACCTCGTCGCCGCGCGCTTCGGTGCCGGCATCCATCTCGGCGAGTTCCTGCAAAAGGACATGGTGGCCGTCCGCGTCTCGCACGAGCAGCGCACAGCGATCGTCGGCGCCCCGTCGTATTCAAGTCCCACCGCTCAAGACCGGAAGGACTTCAGCCCTTGGTAGTAGGTCCGTAGGGAGCCGCGACGCCTACCACCGTGTCGCCCATTCGGGTGCCTTCAGTAAACGCGGCTTGTTGAGATTCAGGTCCACCAGGAGCTGTTCACGGAGACCGTGCCCCCGAACCGCGGCACTGAACAGGCACCCATCTCCAGATGCCCGACAAAGCTTCTGCTTCTGGAGCGACCCCACGAGGTGGGTGCCCAGCCCTCGCCTGTTTGTTGGCTTGAACTCGTATACTGGACTTTGTATAATCCATCGGCGTGGTCAAGCCAATTCGCTGGATTGGACCCTCGCTGAACGATCTGAGGGCGTTTCCGGAGGACGCGTGACGCATGGCGGGATTCGAGCTTCGGAGGGTCCAGCAGGGGCTTCAGCCCACCGACTGGAAGCCGATGCCCAACGTGGGCACCGGTCTCGAAGAGATTCGAATCGGCACCGGGCAAGAGCACCGGGTCTTCTACGTTGCCCGCTTCGAGGAATGCGTCTACGTCTTGCACGCCTTCGAGAAGCGGTCTCGGAAGACTCCTGCCACGGAGATTGACATAGCGCGCGATCGGCTGCGTGAGGTGCTGGCGACGAGGCGGAGGCCACGATGAAGCAGAAGGCAAAGCCTAGAGTGACTCGCTCCAGCGGAAACGTGTTTCGGGATCTCGGGTTCCCTCCCGACAAGGCGGAGCACCTCCTGGTGCGTGCCGACCTCATGATCCGGCTCGAAAGGGAGCTCGACTCCCGTAGCTTTAAGCAAGCTCAGGCCGCCAAGCTTCTTGGAATCACTCAGCCACGAGTCAGCGACTTGCTCCGCGGCCGCGTCGAACTCTTCAGCGCCGATGCTCTCATCGACATGCTGGCTCGGCTCGGGATCAAGGTCCGTATCGTCGCCTCGACACGGAGGAGAGTCGCGTAGGGCCTGGATTCAGCTCCTGCTCGCCTGGTGCCGGCCAGCCGACAGTTCGACCACGCGACCCTTGGCCGGCTTGCCGCTGACGATCGCCTCGAGCCGGCGGCCCCACGCCTCAAGAGCCGCCCGTTTCTCCGGGTCATAGGAGTGATTAGATTACCTCGAGAGGAACGGCGGGCGCTGGCGCGTTGGGCCCGGCGAGCAGGACGAGGCCGGGTTCATCGGGCTATGCTAGGGGCCGTTCACCGCTTCGAGCAGACGGCGGCTGGATGACCGACGGGGACCCCGGCTCGCGACCCGCAGCCACGCGAGTCCGGCCGCCCTTGGCGGCTGAGTGATCCATCTGCGTCCAGGGCAAGGCCCTTCATGGTCAACGTTCGCCACCGGTTACTGGAAGCCCAACAAAGGGAGTAAGGCTGTGTTCGACAGCTATCGCAACAGATACGAAAACGCGAGAATGAAACGAGAAGATGGAATCCTCGAGGTCGCCTTGCATTCGGGAGGCGGGCCTCTTGTGTTCAACGGCTACGTGCATGAGGCCCTGGTTGGGGCATTCCGCGACATCGGTGATGATCGCGAGAACCACGTCGTCATCCTGACCGGCACCGGCACTGAATTCTGCGCCCAGATCACTCCCGATGGTTTCGACTTCTTCACACCTATTGGATTCGACAAGATCCTCCGGGAGGGCACCAAGCTCCTCGAGAACATTCTCGACATACAGGTCCCGATGATCGCGGCGATCAACGGGCCGGTGACGGTGCACTCCGAGTATGCCTTGCTCTGCGACATCGTCATTGCCACCGAAGATGCCTACTTCGAGGATGCGCCTCATCCCGCATTCGGCATCGTCCCAGGTGATGGCTTGCATATCGTGTGGCCCGAAGTCATCGGCGAGATTCGCGGTCGCTATTTCCTGCTCAGCGGCCAGAAACTGAGCGCCGCACAAGCGAAGGAGTATGGCGCGGTGAACGAGGTCGTTTCTCGTGAAGCCTTGCTGCCGCGTGCCTGGGAACTGGCACGGCACATGAAGAAGCAGAGCCCACTCACGTTACGGTACACGAGGATGGCGCTCTCGAATCGCTTTCGTCGCAGGCTCCAGGAGGGGTTGTCGTACGGACTCGCCCTCGAGGGCATCTCTGCGGCACAGGTCGCGCTGTTGAACGCTCGAGCCAAAAAGTAGGGCCTTGCTCCGTGGCTGCCGATACAGATGCCTTCCCGCAACTCAGCGGCGCCGAACTGGCGACGTTGGGGCAGCTCGGTGTTCGGCGAGCGGTCGGGGCGGGCGAGTACCTGTACCGGGAGAGCGACCCCGGTTACGATTTCTACGTCGTCCTTTCCGGCGCCGTCGAAATCATCGTCAAGTCTGAGGGTAAGGAACGCGTCATCGCCCGCCACGGAGCCGACCGGTTCCTTGGCGAGTTGAATCTCCTGACCGGCCAGCGCGTGTTCGTCTCGGCCCGGGTTGCCGAGGCCGGCGAAGTGATCGCCGTTCCGCGTGATGTGCTCAGGCGACTGATGGCCACGGACGCGAGTCTGAGCGACAAGATCCTGGCCGCTTTCCTCGCTCGCCGTGCGATTCTGATGAGTGGCGCCGCCTCGGCGATTCGCCTAATTGGATCGCGGTTCTCACCTGACTTCGGCCGCGTTCGCGAGTTCCTGGTCCGCAGTCATATCCCGCACGAGTGGCTGGACCCGGACGCTGACCGAGAAGTCGAGCGCCTTCTCCGGGAGTTCAATATCGCCCCCCAGGACTTGCCGGTCGTGATCGCCACGGGCGCGGTGCTGCGCCGCCCGACCCCGAGTGCTCTAGCCGACTACCTCGGGCTGACGGTCGGAAAACTGCCGGACCGCTGCTTCGATCTGATCGTCGTGGGCGCCGGTCCGGCTGGGCTCGCGGCAGCAGTGTACGGCGCCTCGGAGGGACTACGCACGCTCGTCCTCGAGATGGTCGCCGTCGGTGGCCAGGCGGGGTCCAGCTCAAGGATTGAAAACTACCTGGGCTTCCCGACTGGCATCTCTGGGGGGGACCTCACGCAGCGGGCAACGGTCCAAGCCCAGAAGTTCGGCGCATCTCTCAACAGCCCGTGCGCGGCGGTATCGCTGCGGGAGGAGGCCGGCCATCTCGTACTCCGCTTATCCGACGGCGCCGATGTCCCGGGTCGGGCGGTGATCGTCGCCACCGGAGCGCGCTACCGGAGGCTC
Proteins encoded:
- a CDS encoding LysR family transcriptional regulator, with amino-acid sequence MPQNELSVLAAFAVVADERSFTKAAVRLGVSTSAISHSIRGLEEPLRVRLFARTTRTVAPTEAGQRLLAQLEPTLGDIEAALTEVGRLRNEPAGTIRFIAPAVAASMTIMPHLARFTRKYPDVMLDVVTQDDSRHDLVAARFGAGIHLGEFLQKDMVAVRVSHEQRTAIVGAPSYSSPTAQDRKDFSPW
- a CDS encoding carboxymuconolactone decarboxylase family protein yields the protein MKAQVLVAVAVSSLLGIGVAAPEEEVAMSDQDARLVITRAEGQSPRQGPAENFTGTVRVDQPFQAAAPGRASGARVTFEAGARTAWHSHPLGQSLIVASGVGRVQRWGDPIDEIRPGDVVWIPADQKHWHGASPTAGMSHIAIVEQLDGKNTDWMEKVTDEQYSGSVRGRPAATAASPSAAAGPPTPAQRLIGDFSPKLIQLTDDVLFGDVWARPQLSPRDRSLVTISALIAMNRPDQLRPHLVRARDNGVTQEEIVESITHLAFYAGWPSAITAVTVAKDVFESK
- a CDS encoding FAD-dependent oxidoreductase, with the protein product MAADTDAFPQLSGAELATLGQLGVRRAVGAGEYLYRESDPGYDFYVVLSGAVEIIVKSEGKERVIARHGADRFLGELNLLTGQRVFVSARVAEAGEVIAVPRDVLRRLMATDASLSDKILAAFLARRAILMSGAASAIRLIGSRFSPDFGRVREFLVRSHIPHEWLDPDADREVERLLREFNIAPQDLPVVIATGAVLRRPTPSALADYLGLTVGKLPDRCFDLIVVGAGPAGLAAAVYGASEGLRTLVLEMVAVGGQAGSSSRIENYLGFPTGISGGDLTQRATVQAQKFGASLNSPCAAVSLREEAGHLVLRLSDGADVPGRAVIVATGARYRRLDAVGLEQFESRGVYYAATELEARSCAGSPVVVAGGGNSAGQATLFLATAASAVTLVIRGPDLAASMSRYLVDRIEADKRIVVRRNTRIVALEGDQTLTGVRVSGPDGEEKLASTALFSFIGADPASDWLSGFVALDDNGFVLTDRSLERKHLDGRWETLGRPPLPFEASHPGLFAVGDVRSGSTKRVAAAVGEGSAAVRSVHAYLAFDRHA
- a CDS encoding helix-turn-helix transcriptional regulator, whose translation is MKQKAKPRVTRSSGNVFRDLGFPPDKAEHLLVRADLMIRLERELDSRSFKQAQAAKLLGITQPRVSDLLRGRVELFSADALIDMLARLGIKVRIVASTRRRVA
- a CDS encoding enoyl-CoA hydratase/isomerase family protein → MFDSYRNRYENARMKREDGILEVALHSGGGPLVFNGYVHEALVGAFRDIGDDRENHVVILTGTGTEFCAQITPDGFDFFTPIGFDKILREGTKLLENILDIQVPMIAAINGPVTVHSEYALLCDIVIATEDAYFEDAPHPAFGIVPGDGLHIVWPEVIGEIRGRYFLLSGQKLSAAQAKEYGAVNEVVSREALLPRAWELARHMKKQSPLTLRYTRMALSNRFRRRLQEGLSYGLALEGISAAQVALLNARAKK
- a CDS encoding methyltransferase domain-containing protein, whose amino-acid sequence is METPEAIARHYSVGTDLDRRIDEVLGAAGFNKAKPPSPDILAALDQFHVGGIGATADLGRLLAPNADARVLDVGSGLGGPSRYLAAHFGCRVSGVDLSESYCRVASLLARHTGLEDRVDYRQADALRLPFPAESFDAVWTQHVSMNISEKETFYEGIARVLKRTGRFALHDVVGSGGESIRFPVPWARDAASSYLVTGDELRKAVLHAGFSLVAWNDVSVAALDWLGGVIANTRTSGPPTLGLHLVLGPAFPEMIANFHRNIEEHRCVLVQAVFERIA
- a CDS encoding aldo/keto reductase, producing the protein MKKRRLGNSNLEVSAIGLGCMGMSFSYGPPKDRKEMIALLRAAVDRGVTFFDTAQVYGPFTNEELLGEALSPVRDQVVIATKFAFGFDADGKPSGLDSRPENIRRMTEASLKRLRTNVIDLYYQHRVDPSVPMEDAAGTVKELIRQGKVRHFGLSEAGVKNIRRAHAVQPVTALQSEYSLWWREPEEQILPVLEELGVGFVPFSPLGKGFLTGKIDETTQFDGTDFRNTVPRLSPENRKANQAIVDLVAGVAARKRATPAQIALAWVLARKPWIVPIPGTTKLSRLEENLAAVDVSLTPDDLREIDEATSRIEIHGARYSEASQRMVDR
- a CDS encoding type II toxin-antitoxin system RelE/ParE family toxin; the encoded protein is MAGFELRRVQQGLQPTDWKPMPNVGTGLEEIRIGTGQEHRVFYVARFEECVYVLHAFEKRSRKTPATEIDIARDRLREVLATRRRPR